In Vicinamibacterales bacterium, a genomic segment contains:
- a CDS encoding radical SAM/SPASM domain-containing protein: MKLKAAARRAAESALRRQAKPIRRLMLATGRDRSPVLPEIVQIESTNICNAKCVFCPRDEMHRAQGVMSRELFRKVVDECAALGITHVRMHNYGEAFLDRHLTEKVRYAKEKGIKEVGMISNGSLITEKVARAIIEAGLDAINISVDAGGKEVFEQTRIGLNYDKVIANIERLVRIRAELGRARPKLILSFVRQNNSADEQAFIEHWRAIADKIHITELHNWAGTLNHDSDVNYPCYRPWLTFTVLWDGRVSLCCADFDGKTVLGDLNTQTIEEVWNSDAFRAVRREHLESGGPDVCRACDLPKKDSPLWITKLA, translated from the coding sequence ATGAAACTCAAAGCTGCCGCCCGGCGCGCCGCCGAATCGGCGCTCCGCCGCCAGGCGAAGCCGATCCGCCGCCTGATGCTCGCGACCGGCCGCGATCGATCGCCGGTCCTGCCGGAGATCGTGCAGATCGAGAGCACCAACATCTGCAACGCCAAGTGCGTGTTCTGCCCGCGCGACGAGATGCACCGGGCGCAGGGGGTGATGAGCCGCGAGCTGTTCCGCAAGGTCGTGGACGAATGCGCCGCGCTCGGCATCACCCACGTCCGGATGCACAACTACGGCGAGGCCTTCCTCGATCGCCACCTCACCGAGAAAGTCCGCTACGCGAAAGAGAAGGGCATCAAGGAGGTCGGGATGATCAGCAACGGATCGCTGATCACCGAGAAGGTCGCGCGGGCGATCATCGAGGCCGGGCTCGACGCCATCAACATCAGCGTCGACGCCGGCGGCAAGGAGGTCTTCGAACAGACCCGCATCGGCCTCAACTACGACAAGGTGATCGCCAACATCGAGCGGCTGGTCCGGATCCGCGCCGAGCTGGGACGCGCCCGGCCGAAGCTCATTCTGTCGTTCGTGCGGCAGAACAATTCCGCCGACGAACAGGCGTTCATCGAGCACTGGCGCGCCATCGCCGACAAGATTCACATCACCGAGCTCCACAACTGGGCCGGCACGCTGAACCACGACTCGGACGTGAACTATCCCTGCTACCGCCCGTGGCTCACGTTCACCGTGCTGTGGGACGGCCGGGTGTCGCTCTGCTGCGCGGATTTCGACGGCAAGACCGTGCTCGGCGACCTCAATACCCAGACGATCGAGGAGGTCTGGAACTCGGACGCGTTCCGCGCCGTCCGCCGCGAGCACCTCGAGAGCGGCGGCCCCGACGTCTGCCGCGCCTGCGACCTCCCGAAGAAGGACTCGCCGCTCTGGATCACGAAGCTCGCCTGA
- a CDS encoding methyltransferase domain-containing protein — protein sequence MTSPHTMRRGEYAARGDYHRTLDPAWEYYPTYIAKMRAVRRYLDALPKGVRVLDAGCGEGVLVDEYAAGLDIVGVDANYASERVREGSVTALPFADASFDRALCLDVLEHLTYEEQPRAFAELHRVLRPGGELFVSVPNLAHLQSRVQFLLRGRLIRTASEIKHPGDRPVFEYCRMGARAGFVLARREGIFPTVPVVTHFIRRHPQALAPLHRALTRLLPVPGWCFLNLLTFRRV from the coding sequence ATGACGAGCCCCCACACGATGCGCCGCGGTGAATACGCGGCGCGCGGGGACTATCACCGTACGCTCGACCCGGCCTGGGAGTACTACCCCACCTACATCGCGAAGATGCGCGCCGTGCGCCGCTACCTCGACGCGCTGCCGAAAGGCGTGCGCGTCCTCGACGCGGGGTGCGGCGAGGGGGTCCTCGTCGACGAATACGCCGCCGGCCTGGACATCGTCGGCGTCGACGCGAACTATGCGTCGGAGCGCGTGCGCGAGGGTTCCGTGACCGCGCTGCCGTTTGCGGACGCCAGCTTCGACCGGGCGCTCTGCCTCGACGTTCTCGAACACCTCACCTATGAAGAGCAGCCGCGCGCGTTCGCCGAGCTGCATCGGGTCCTGCGCCCCGGCGGCGAGCTGTTCGTGTCGGTCCCCAACCTGGCCCACCTGCAGTCGCGGGTGCAGTTCCTCCTTCGCGGGCGGCTGATCCGCACCGCGTCCGAGATCAAGCACCCCGGCGATCGGCCGGTGTTCGAGTACTGCCGCATGGGGGCGCGCGCCGGCTTCGTGCTGGCGCGCCGCGAGGGGATCTTCCCGACCGTGCCGGTGGTCACGCATTTCATCAGGCGCCATCCCCAGGCGCTGGCGCCGCTCCACCGCGCGCTGACGCGGCTGCTGCCCGTTCCCGGCTGGTGTTTTCTCAACCTGCTGACGTTCCGCAGGGTCTGA
- a CDS encoding lipopolysaccharide biosynthesis protein has protein sequence MFSKIRALSRDVTVYGLGDVAVSIVNFCLLGLYVKYLDAADYGVIGMLGSVEVAAKIAFRFGLDGAFMRLFYESERPADRQRLASTIFFFLLALNGAVVSLLLLAAPALASALLGGAEHTAALRLMLLNTFAIGFTFIPFHVLRIEQRTVTFSLLTLARAGLTTIVRLVLVVALGMGVTGLYLADVLVTVILMGALARWFVPLIRPVFSRAALRDALRFGLPRVPHAAAQQVMAIGDRLVLKLFVPIESIGIYSMAVSFGLVQKLFLSAFESAWAPFYYATVREGDAPRTFRTITTYGVAVLALLTAGLSAVGRHAAQAMTHGFLLAPDDPRWRDVETVITWTAIGVFLQGFYLLTSIGLNITKRTEYYPAATLSAAAVNIVLNFALIPRFGIVGAAWANGAGYAVQAAVGYVFSQRFYPIEYEWGRLIRVCAAAGAATLAARLLPAITLPVSARSILAPVPDLLARGVTVVVVFVALLALTGFFHAAELRRLAQLRSRGAGRRPPPAPPDSTEMAGEIVATDIGVPD, from the coding sequence TTGTTCTCGAAGATCCGCGCGCTGTCCCGGGACGTCACGGTGTACGGCCTCGGCGACGTCGCCGTCTCGATCGTCAACTTCTGCCTGCTCGGGCTTTACGTCAAGTATCTCGACGCCGCCGACTACGGCGTCATCGGCATGCTCGGCAGCGTCGAAGTGGCCGCCAAGATTGCCTTCCGCTTCGGTCTCGACGGCGCGTTCATGCGCCTGTTCTATGAAAGCGAACGCCCCGCCGACCGGCAGCGGCTGGCGAGCACGATCTTCTTCTTCCTGCTCGCGCTGAACGGCGCGGTCGTCAGCCTGCTGCTGCTGGCGGCGCCCGCGCTCGCGTCGGCGCTGCTCGGCGGCGCCGAGCACACGGCGGCGCTGCGGTTGATGCTGCTGAACACCTTCGCGATCGGCTTCACCTTCATTCCGTTCCACGTGCTGCGCATCGAGCAGCGCACCGTGACGTTCAGCCTGCTGACGCTCGCGCGGGCCGGGCTGACCACCATCGTCCGGCTCGTGCTGGTCGTCGCGCTCGGGATGGGCGTGACCGGGCTCTATCTCGCCGACGTGCTGGTGACCGTGATCCTGATGGGCGCGCTGGCGCGCTGGTTCGTGCCGTTGATCCGGCCGGTGTTCTCCCGCGCCGCGCTGCGGGATGCGCTGCGCTTCGGGCTTCCCCGCGTGCCCCATGCAGCCGCGCAGCAGGTGATGGCGATCGGCGATCGACTGGTGCTCAAGCTCTTCGTGCCGATCGAGAGCATCGGCATCTACTCGATGGCGGTCAGCTTCGGCCTGGTGCAGAAGCTGTTTCTCAGCGCATTCGAGTCGGCGTGGGCGCCGTTCTATTACGCGACGGTCCGCGAGGGGGATGCACCGCGAACCTTCCGGACCATTACCACGTACGGCGTCGCGGTGCTGGCGCTGTTGACCGCGGGATTGTCGGCCGTCGGCAGACACGCCGCGCAGGCGATGACGCACGGCTTCCTGCTCGCGCCCGACGATCCGCGGTGGCGCGACGTCGAGACGGTCATCACGTGGACGGCGATCGGCGTTTTTCTGCAGGGCTTCTACCTGCTCACCTCGATCGGCCTGAACATCACCAAACGGACGGAGTACTACCCCGCCGCCACGCTCAGCGCCGCGGCGGTCAACATCGTGCTGAATTTCGCCCTCATCCCGCGCTTCGGGATCGTCGGCGCGGCATGGGCGAACGGGGCGGGATACGCCGTCCAGGCCGCCGTCGGCTACGTGTTTTCACAACGCTTCTATCCAATCGAGTACGAGTGGGGGCGCTTGATTCGCGTGTGCGCGGCGGCCGGAGCGGCGACGCTCGCGGCGCGGCTGCTTCCGGCGATCACGCTGCCGGTCAGCGCGCGCTCGATTCTCGCGCCGGTGCCGGATCTGCTCGCCCGCGGCGTCACCGTCGTCGTCGTATTCGTGGCGCTGCTGGCGCTCACCGGCTTCTTCCATGCGGCGGAACTCCGGCGCCTCGCGCAGCTGCGGAGCCGCGGCGCGGGACGACGGCCTCCGCCCGCGCCCCCCGACAGCACGGAAATGGCGGGAGAGATCGTCGCCACCGACATCGGCGTGCCGGACTGA
- a CDS encoding radical SAM protein, which translates to MPLLRRVRDRLKRQARALPAARHAWARYRRRKYDARVQRFVDEGTGRADRLPMGAVYEATMRCNLHCEFCYVGDFLNIEGEWRQELSLEALAKAFPDQDGLQINLTGGEIFMRKDILSVLDLFRRKGYACGYLTTNGTIISDERAEALAELAAKGFLKHISVSVDGPKDLHDAARGLKGTFERTTEGLRRLQEAARRKGAPLRVSINTTVAHESLDALHQMVDVAEELGVNAIGLNHLMFSTPEEVAETVRIIGAPDPSVIATFVTPDPGLDVERVRSQVTALIDKCRERNILFDFRPKVHAPLMDSYYTPGTRLDGRCLYPFLHARVSFSGKVYFCPFIRVEVGDLTTSTLEEVWNGERYVAMRKQLLEHGIFPVCRRCCKVELSPVPAVATADLPKRRAIPLTVVHN; encoded by the coding sequence ATGCCACTCCTTCGTAGAGTCCGCGATCGCCTGAAAAGACAGGCGCGTGCGCTGCCCGCGGCCCGGCACGCGTGGGCGCGCTACCGGCGGCGCAAGTACGACGCGAGAGTCCAGCGCTTCGTCGACGAAGGCACCGGACGCGCGGACCGCCTGCCCATGGGCGCCGTCTACGAGGCGACCATGCGGTGCAATCTGCACTGCGAGTTCTGCTACGTCGGCGACTTCCTCAACATCGAAGGGGAATGGCGTCAGGAACTGTCGCTGGAAGCGCTGGCGAAGGCGTTTCCGGATCAGGACGGCCTCCAGATCAACCTGACCGGCGGCGAGATCTTCATGCGCAAGGACATCCTGTCCGTGCTCGATCTCTTCCGCCGGAAGGGGTACGCCTGCGGCTACCTGACGACGAACGGCACGATCATCAGCGACGAACGCGCGGAGGCGCTCGCCGAGCTCGCGGCGAAAGGCTTTCTCAAGCACATCAGCGTCTCGGTGGACGGCCCGAAGGATCTGCACGACGCGGCGCGAGGGCTGAAGGGGACCTTCGAGCGGACGACGGAGGGATTGCGCCGCCTGCAGGAAGCCGCGCGGAGGAAAGGCGCGCCGCTGCGCGTGAGCATCAACACCACGGTCGCGCACGAAAGCCTCGACGCGCTGCACCAGATGGTCGACGTCGCCGAGGAGCTGGGCGTCAACGCAATCGGCCTCAATCACCTGATGTTCAGCACGCCGGAGGAAGTGGCCGAGACGGTAAGGATCATCGGGGCGCCCGATCCATCGGTGATCGCCACCTTCGTCACGCCCGACCCCGGCCTCGACGTGGAGCGCGTGCGGTCGCAGGTCACGGCGCTGATCGACAAGTGCCGCGAGCGCAACATCCTGTTCGACTTCCGCCCCAAGGTCCACGCGCCGCTGATGGACAGCTACTACACGCCGGGCACCAGGCTCGACGGCCGCTGTCTGTATCCCTTCCTGCACGCGCGCGTGTCGTTCTCGGGCAAGGTCTACTTCTGCCCGTTCATCCGCGTCGAAGTCGGCGACCTGACGACGTCCACGCTCGAGGAGGTGTGGAACGGCGAGCGCTATGTCGCGATGCGCAAGCAGCTCCTCGAGCACGGCATCTTCCCGGTCTGCCGGCGGTGCTGCAAGGTCGAGCTCTCGCCGGTGCCGGCGGTGGCGACGGCGGACCTGCCGAAGCGCCGCGCCATCCCGCTCACGGTCGTGCACAATTGA
- a CDS encoding radical SAM protein codes for MLGARTLLVNPPLVHGIAFTRQGRCQEREEVLGTTKPPYTLALLASLLRNAGCQVRLVDLTAERRTSADLVAQLDREGFKPTLILFPSTTPTLDADVVAMAELKAHFGAPMFCFGPHASTTPAVSMQRAPQVDGMFVGEPEDAALQLAQLESLDRLDAIPSLTWRRPGDGAIVPHRAQGAYAGFLQMPYPSWDLVPLRTYNLPLVNRPYVLVETSRGCPYACDFCVAPIHQGHKFRERSATSLVDEIERGYREFGIDFFYLWGDTVTLNVKSFSAFCEELIARNLPIRWFGNARADNLTDPAFVHRLRKAGCWMLAMGIETESEDIRKDMVKRLERQKIQLAIDNMRDAGIRSFAFFIFGYPGESLATINQTIDYAIALNPDFANFYPAVPYPGTELYNKVKREGTLTEEDWSRMEYSFYLLRGNGLDERVVMDAINRAKRRFFMRPRYLANRLGDMVKLAATKPSIFGQIATRTIFGARIPDPPRDRAIG; via the coding sequence ATGCTCGGGGCCCGAACGCTTCTCGTCAACCCGCCCCTCGTCCACGGCATCGCGTTCACGCGGCAGGGTCGCTGCCAGGAGCGCGAGGAAGTGCTCGGCACGACCAAGCCGCCTTACACGCTCGCCCTGCTCGCGTCGCTGCTGCGCAACGCCGGCTGTCAGGTCCGCCTCGTCGATCTCACCGCGGAGCGCCGCACCAGCGCGGATCTCGTCGCTCAGCTCGATCGTGAGGGCTTCAAGCCGACGCTGATTCTGTTCCCCAGCACGACCCCGACGCTCGACGCCGACGTCGTCGCCATGGCCGAGCTGAAAGCGCACTTCGGGGCGCCGATGTTCTGCTTCGGGCCGCACGCGTCGACGACGCCGGCGGTGTCGATGCAGCGGGCGCCGCAGGTCGACGGGATGTTCGTCGGCGAGCCGGAAGACGCGGCGCTGCAGCTGGCGCAGCTCGAGTCGCTCGATCGCCTCGACGCCATCCCGAGCCTGACGTGGCGGCGTCCGGGGGACGGCGCCATCGTGCCGCATCGCGCGCAGGGCGCCTACGCCGGCTTCCTGCAGATGCCGTATCCCTCGTGGGACCTGGTGCCGCTGCGCACCTACAACCTGCCGCTGGTCAACCGGCCGTACGTGCTGGTCGAGACGAGCCGCGGCTGCCCGTATGCCTGCGACTTCTGCGTCGCGCCGATTCACCAGGGGCACAAGTTCCGCGAGCGCAGCGCCACGTCGCTGGTCGACGAGATCGAGCGCGGCTACCGCGAGTTCGGCATCGACTTCTTCTACCTGTGGGGCGACACCGTCACGCTCAACGTGAAGTCGTTCTCGGCCTTCTGCGAGGAGTTGATCGCGCGCAATCTGCCGATCCGCTGGTTCGGCAACGCGCGCGCCGACAACCTGACCGATCCCGCCTTCGTCCACCGGCTGCGCAAGGCCGGCTGCTGGATGCTGGCGATGGGGATCGAGACCGAGTCCGAGGACATCCGCAAGGACATGGTGAAGCGGCTGGAACGGCAGAAGATCCAGCTCGCCATCGACAACATGCGCGACGCGGGGATACGCTCGTTCGCGTTCTTCATCTTCGGCTATCCCGGCGAGTCGCTGGCGACGATCAACCAGACGATCGATTACGCGATTGCGCTGAACCCCGACTTCGCGAACTTCTATCCCGCGGTCCCGTATCCCGGCACCGAGCTGTACAACAAGGTCAAGCGTGAGGGGACGCTCACCGAGGAAGACTGGTCGCGGATGGAATACTCGTTCTACCTGCTGCGCGGCAACGGCCTCGACGAGCGTGTCGTGATGGACGCGATCAACCGCGCCAAGCGGCGGTTCTTCATGCGGCCGCGCTACCTGGCCAACCGGCTGGGCGACATGGTGAAGCTCGCCGCAACCAAGCCGTCGATCTTCGGCCAGATTGCGACGCGGACGATCTTCGGCGCGCGCATCCCCGACCCGCCGCGCGATCGGGCGATCGGGTGA
- a CDS encoding polyprenol monophosphomannose synthase encodes MPVAAVAPTLALVVPTYNERERLPELVRAIFDAYQRGHVEGELVIVDDNSPDGTGAVADELARSYPIRVIHRAGKLGLGTAVVEGFAAASAEIVGVIDADLSHPPDLVPRMLEVMQRERADMVIGSRYIPGGGTSNWERSRVIMSKAACLLARGLTPVRDATSGFFLMRRDRARGVTISAGGFKICLELLIRSEPSLVIEVPYVFKGRTVGESKMNVKEAAGYLVQLRDLHAYRRQRRLPRPRHHIAPRIG; translated from the coding sequence TTGCCAGTTGCCGCCGTAGCCCCCACTCTCGCCCTCGTCGTGCCCACCTACAACGAGCGCGAACGACTGCCGGAACTGGTCCGGGCGATCTTCGACGCCTATCAACGCGGCCATGTCGAGGGTGAGCTGGTGATCGTCGACGACAACTCGCCGGACGGCACCGGCGCAGTCGCCGACGAGCTCGCCCGCTCGTATCCGATCCGCGTGATCCATCGCGCCGGCAAGCTGGGTCTGGGCACCGCCGTGGTCGAGGGCTTTGCCGCGGCCTCCGCCGAGATCGTCGGCGTGATCGACGCGGATCTCAGTCACCCGCCGGACCTCGTGCCGCGCATGCTGGAGGTGATGCAGCGGGAGCGCGCCGACATGGTGATCGGCAGCCGCTACATTCCCGGCGGCGGCACCAGCAACTGGGAGCGGTCGCGCGTGATCATGTCGAAGGCGGCCTGCCTGCTGGCCCGCGGCCTGACGCCGGTGCGCGACGCCACGTCGGGGTTCTTCCTGATGCGCCGCGATCGGGCCCGCGGGGTGACCATTTCAGCCGGCGGTTTCAAGATCTGCCTGGAGCTGCTGATTCGAAGCGAACCGTCGCTGGTGATCGAGGTGCCCTACGTGTTCAAGGGGCGGACCGTCGGCGAGAGCAAGATGAACGTGAAGGAAGCGGCGGGATACCTGGTGCAGCTTCGCGATCTGCACGCCTATCGGCGGCAGCGGCGATTGCCGAGGCCGCGGCATCACATCGCTCCGCGCATCGGGTGA
- a CDS encoding glycosyltransferase family 39 protein → MTQRRFAAALLAIALLALTLRVIFPAADPPWRPTVGIVWHDEGAWTHNARNKALFGAWRLDNWNPVYVAPVFTALEYAAFETLGVGLRQARLVSQLAGFLSVVLLALGVCRIAGRVAGVIAGGLLATNYVYVMYGRAAIMESLMAALIVASWYCSTRAEKQPMWGALAGVCATLAFFTKAAAAFYVGALGLVVAARMLDRERTSASWTIAGLAASFAAVGLFFVLPHWADYQFYNWQMSVTRKPSYDLASLAMRFSWFPVIHDTFSRMWFALCLGLFGGWGIAVRWRQAGDGERLLLLWLAVGSIELLVHDVGNERRFVFLIPVLVALAGIVLARGTLLPAEAADVPRKRVLLAAPLLLYSAYVLFGPLVRVPFLEQVRANVFRMPVRLAVVSALVMVAVLLLGWARAARLLTSLRWRPAFAGGFLGLAMTWHLAQFVDYARHRTYENYAASIALGRVLPPGTAVQGKLANGLALENRIRPIFIGHEFGNYADRKDRWDVRYILTYTDPEIGYEGDQILDVLAAYPGWRIIMTFDVAETRSGHDTAALIEKRARD, encoded by the coding sequence ATGACCCAACGCCGGTTCGCTGCGGCACTCCTCGCCATCGCGCTCCTGGCGCTGACGCTGCGGGTGATCTTCCCCGCCGCCGATCCCCCCTGGCGCCCGACGGTCGGCATCGTCTGGCACGACGAAGGGGCGTGGACGCACAACGCGCGCAACAAGGCGCTGTTCGGCGCGTGGCGGCTGGACAACTGGAATCCCGTCTACGTCGCGCCGGTGTTCACCGCGCTCGAGTACGCGGCGTTCGAAACCTTGGGCGTCGGGCTCCGGCAGGCCCGCCTGGTCAGCCAGCTCGCCGGCTTTCTCTCCGTCGTCCTGCTGGCGCTGGGCGTGTGCCGGATCGCGGGGCGCGTCGCGGGAGTGATCGCCGGCGGCCTGCTCGCCACCAACTACGTGTACGTGATGTACGGCCGCGCCGCGATCATGGAGTCGCTGATGGCGGCGCTGATCGTGGCGTCGTGGTACTGCTCGACCCGCGCGGAGAAACAGCCGATGTGGGGTGCGCTCGCCGGGGTGTGCGCCACGCTCGCGTTCTTCACCAAGGCCGCGGCGGCGTTCTATGTCGGGGCGCTGGGATTGGTCGTCGCTGCCCGGATGCTGGATCGTGAGCGGACGTCTGCGTCGTGGACGATCGCGGGCCTGGCGGCGTCGTTTGCGGCGGTGGGACTCTTCTTCGTGCTGCCGCACTGGGCGGACTATCAGTTCTACAACTGGCAGATGTCGGTGACGCGCAAGCCTTCGTACGATCTGGCGTCGCTGGCGATGCGATTCTCGTGGTTTCCGGTGATCCACGACACGTTCAGCCGGATGTGGTTCGCGCTGTGTCTGGGCCTGTTCGGCGGGTGGGGGATCGCGGTCCGCTGGCGGCAGGCCGGTGACGGCGAGCGCCTGCTGCTGCTGTGGCTCGCCGTGGGCTCGATCGAGCTGCTCGTGCACGACGTCGGCAACGAGCGCCGCTTCGTGTTCCTGATCCCCGTGCTCGTGGCGCTCGCCGGCATCGTGCTCGCGCGCGGCACGCTGCTGCCGGCCGAAGCCGCCGACGTGCCGCGCAAGCGGGTCCTGCTCGCCGCGCCGCTGCTGCTCTACAGCGCCTACGTGCTGTTCGGACCGCTGGTGCGGGTGCCGTTCCTCGAGCAGGTTCGCGCGAACGTGTTCCGGATGCCGGTCCGGCTCGCCGTCGTCTCGGCACTGGTGATGGTCGCGGTGCTGTTGCTGGGGTGGGCGCGCGCCGCCCGGCTGCTGACGTCGCTGCGATGGCGGCCTGCGTTCGCCGGCGGCTTTCTCGGGCTGGCGATGACCTGGCACCTGGCGCAGTTCGTCGACTACGCGCGCCACCGCACGTATGAAAACTACGCCGCGTCGATTGCGCTCGGCCGCGTGCTGCCGCCGGGAACGGCCGTGCAGGGGAAGCTCGCCAACGGCCTGGCGCTCGAGAATCGAATCCGCCCCATCTTCATCGGGCACGAGTTCGGCAACTATGCCGACCGGAAAGACCGCTGGGATGTGCGGTATATTTTGACGTATACCGATCCGGAAATCGGCTACGAGGGGGACCAGATCCTCGACGTGCTCGCCGCCTATCCGGGATGGCGCATCATCATGACGTTCGACGTCGCGGAAACGCGCTCGGGCCACGACACGGCCGCGCTGATCGAGAAGCGTGCGCGCGATTGA
- a CDS encoding class I SAM-dependent methyltransferase → MRAIDERAIKAHADQRFRSEYDYALFEYYRSAKVIAFLERAGVAVGGRVLDAGCGGGGMPLSLAEEVREAVGIDPIDRFGDAGVRLARERGVRNVRFARADGMALPFAGGVFDLVLSHAVIEHVADAGLYLRECARVLAAGGRMYLSTSPYLSFAGAHLPRLRLQLPLHLLAGRRVAFATFSWLARHAPWTLKEPAHENSFIQLARRGQTKEDDLLEKVTVSGLRARIASAGLAIVREELHVTGTVRRLPAFLADAVREDGLTRDIFISNMEYVLAHAGAPSAPSARPGQAGA, encoded by the coding sequence GTGCGCGCGATTGACGAGCGCGCCATCAAGGCGCACGCCGACCAGCGCTTCCGCTCCGAATACGATTACGCCCTGTTCGAGTATTACCGCAGCGCCAAGGTGATCGCATTCCTCGAGCGCGCCGGCGTCGCGGTCGGCGGCCGCGTGCTCGACGCGGGGTGCGGCGGCGGCGGCATGCCGCTGTCGCTCGCCGAGGAGGTCCGCGAAGCGGTGGGTATCGATCCAATCGACCGGTTCGGGGACGCCGGCGTCCGGCTGGCGCGGGAACGGGGCGTGCGGAACGTCCGTTTCGCGCGCGCCGACGGCATGGCGCTGCCGTTCGCCGGCGGGGTCTTCGATCTGGTGCTGTCGCATGCGGTCATCGAACACGTGGCGGACGCAGGACTGTATCTGCGCGAGTGCGCGCGCGTGCTCGCGGCCGGCGGACGGATGTATCTCTCGACCTCGCCGTATCTGTCGTTCGCCGGCGCGCACCTCCCGCGGCTGAGGCTCCAGCTTCCGCTGCATCTCCTCGCCGGACGCCGCGTCGCGTTTGCCACCTTCAGCTGGCTCGCCCGTCACGCGCCGTGGACGCTGAAGGAGCCGGCGCACGAGAACTCGTTCATCCAGCTCGCGCGCAGGGGACAGACCAAGGAGGACGATCTGCTGGAGAAAGTGACGGTATCGGGACTGCGCGCGCGGATTGCGTCCGCCGGCCTGGCGATCGTGCGGGAAGAGCTGCACGTGACCGGGACGGTGCGCCGTCTGCCGGCGTTCCTCGCCGACGCCGTCCGTGAAGACGGCCTCACCCGCGACATCTTCATCTCGAACATGGAATACGTGCTCGCCCACGCGGGCGCCCCTTCGGCTCCCTCCGCTCGCCCGGGGCAGGCGGGAGCATAG
- a CDS encoding GNAT family N-acetyltransferase: MPVPDVDRYRPDDRRSVEALYRRVFGNDAAEASRLRWEWQYRKNPNNPGGEPEIWVAREGPAIIGQYATMPVRLSVRGREVVGSWGMDVMVAPERQRRGLGEVLFRTWDRNVGASLGLGLSEASYRLFQKLKWPDVGPVPCLIKPLSRRAFRHPRWPVPLNRFISFLTWPFVMIVARSRPLSAEVRVIHRFDESFTALWERVAPKFDLAVRRDAAYLNWKFATAPHVRYSIAALVREGSTAGYAVYRHLHEPRGRVTLLVDFLADPDDEQGIATLLHWVDREARQADSDKIRTFAMHAGFRRILRKSGYFVVKSTMEFVVKVNGTDVPPDFYENTDHWHVTLGDSDQDR, encoded by the coding sequence ATGCCCGTTCCCGACGTCGATCGCTACCGTCCCGACGACCGCCGCTCCGTCGAAGCGCTGTATCGCCGCGTCTTCGGCAACGATGCCGCCGAAGCGAGCCGCCTGCGCTGGGAGTGGCAGTACAGGAAGAACCCGAACAATCCCGGCGGGGAACCGGAGATCTGGGTGGCGCGGGAAGGCCCCGCCATCATCGGTCAGTACGCCACGATGCCGGTGCGCCTGTCGGTCCGCGGGCGCGAGGTCGTCGGATCGTGGGGCATGGACGTGATGGTCGCTCCCGAACGGCAGCGCCGCGGCCTGGGCGAAGTGCTGTTCCGGACCTGGGACCGCAACGTCGGCGCCTCGCTCGGCCTCGGTCTCTCGGAGGCCTCGTACCGCCTGTTCCAGAAACTCAAGTGGCCCGACGTGGGGCCGGTGCCGTGCCTGATCAAGCCGCTGTCCCGCCGCGCGTTCCGTCACCCGCGCTGGCCGGTGCCGCTCAACCGCTTCATCTCGTTCCTCACCTGGCCCTTCGTGATGATCGTGGCGCGCTCGCGTCCGCTGAGCGCCGAAGTGCGGGTCATCCACCGCTTCGACGAGAGCTTCACCGCGTTGTGGGAACGGGTGGCGCCCAAGTTCGACCTCGCCGTCCGCCGCGACGCGGCGTATCTGAACTGGAAGTTCGCCACCGCGCCGCACGTCCGCTATTCGATTGCCGCGCTCGTCCGCGAGGGCAGCACCGCCGGGTACGCGGTCTACCGGCACCTGCACGAGCCGCGCGGACGGGTGACGCTGCTGGTCGACTTTCTCGCCGATCCCGACGACGAGCAGGGGATCGCCACGCTGCTGCACTGGGTCGATCGCGAAGCGCGGCAGGCGGACTCGGACAAGATCCGCACGTTCGCGATGCACGCCGGCTTTCGCCGGATCCTGCGCAAGTCGGGCTACTTCGTCGTCAAATCGACGATGGAGTTCGTCGTCAAGGTGAACGGCACGGACGTGCCGCCGGATTTCTACGAGAACACCGACCACTGGCACGTCACGCTCGGCGATTCCGATCAGGACCGGTGA